The genomic segment CACACACGGGGAATTCATTTTCACAAAAATATAAACTAAATTTTTTCTCCACCATATAAATGAACAAAACCAGCTACCAAAGTGTACACACTTGACTCGTCATAGTCCCTCGTTATTACAAACGAAAAGATTTCACTTCCAAGAACGGAAAGCGAACAAATCGACAAAGAACAGAATCAGGACAGGTAATTACAGTAAAAATAAATGAAGAAGTTCAAATGCGTACTTGTTAACGAAAGGAAGGATTCGATTCGAACCTGGTGGCAACGCAGCGGCTGGGACTCTGCAAGGTATGAAAAATTCAACATAGGGTTGGAAGGTTTTATACTGGATGGATTCATTATAAAATTTTCACAATTGGGCTAAAATATTCAGTCAGCCCATAAAACCACGAAAGATGTTCGAATTCTTCACATCTTAGCCCAATCCATAAGATGAAACATTGAAACCCACATCTCGGCCCATGACACAATAATAATTAGTTctcatgaaaaaaaataaaaggcaTGATATTAGTAGCCCAGGCTGACGATTGAGTGATGGAGTTACGACGTCACCTTCACGATACGTAAGGTCCACTTTCGATTTGGTCACGCGTCCATCAGTCATTACATGCAAATGGCGACAAATTTCACGTTGttgctgattttttttttcgacaattaattaataGTTGTTGCGCAATAATAGGATCCACCacaaaaatctcgaataaaataaaataaaataaatttgtttcGACGTCCGAAAGAAAGCTTACGACAAAAGCTGTCTTTAATAAATTTGTGCTTCTAATTGAAGCCCGAGTGAGTAGTCAATTTCTGTGATCCATTCCTTCCTAGTTGTGTTCGTTTAGATAAGTAATATTGTGTTCGTTAAAATATTCGAGTATGATTTAAGATAATacgaaaatttttttaaaataaatcaatcaaaatacaaaaggtaatattataattttgtatcTAATAATTTGACCGATCCAAATTCAAAGTAATAACATACTATATCACCAGCTATTACTTCATCAAATTTCTGGTCAAGTGCAAAGCACTTTGGCTTTCACTGAACAGAGCTACATCCGTTTTATCACTTAGTAACTCTCCAATCAATGCTTTCAACCATACCTTTGCAGCTTCAGTGATAGCAATATACTCAGATTTCCATACAAAATGAATGTATAACCAGAAAATGATCTCCTCTTGTCAAGGTCTCCTGCATAGTCAGCATCTACGTATCCCATCAACTCATTTCCAGTGGTGGTTTGTCCTTCACCATACACTAAGAATTGATTTACTGAACCTTTAAGATATCTCATCACCCATTTCACAGTCTCCCAATGCATTTTTCCAGGTTTTGACATAAATCTGCTAACAATGCTTGAAGCATGATCAAGGTCAGGTCTTGTGCAGACCATTGCGTACATGAGACTCCCTGCTGCATTAAACTATGAAATTCTCATAATAAGTTCACGCTCATCTGGTGTTTTTGGACATTGATCACTGGAAAACCTGAAATGAGTTGCCAAAGGAGTTGTGACTCCCCTTGACTTACCCATTCGAAACCTTTCCAACACTTTCTgtatatattcactttgtgacAGGTACATCTTCTTGTTGTGCCTATCCCTTTTAATTTGAATGCCTAAAATTTTCTTTCCAGGTCATAAGTCCTTCATTTCGAACTCATTACTTAGCTGCTTCTTTAGTTTCAGAATTTCCTTCATGTCTTTACAAGCCATTAACATATCATCGAGGCAAGGTAGTAAGAACAACTTGCATCCACTCGGTGTCCTCTTAAAATAAACACAACTATCATACTTGCTTCTAGCaaaagaattttcaatcatgaaGTTGTCAAAAGGTTTATACCATTGTCGAGGGGATTGCTTTAATCCATAGAAGGATCTCTTGAGTAAACATACTATTTCTTCCATTCTTGATATCACATGACCTTGAGGTTGCTTCATGTAGATAGTTTCATCAAGATTACCATGTAGGAAGGTTGTCCTCACATCCATTTGTTTTATAATTCCAAGTCTTGTGATGTTACTAGGGACCACACGATTCTTATAGAGGTGTGTTTAACAACCGGAGAGAAGATTTCAGGAAAATCCACTCCTTCTTTTTGCGTGAACCCCCTTGCAACCAGCCAAGCTTTGAATCTTGGTTTCTCAACACCAGGGATTCCCTCTTTTTTCTTGAAAATCCAACTACAGCCGACTAACTTTTGTCCCTTTGGCAAATCCACCAATTTCCAAGTTTGGTTTTTGTGCAAAGAAGTTAATTTTTCCTCCATAGCAGATTTCCAGTGTGCCCTATCTTGACACCTTATGGCTTCTTCATAGGTCCTTTGTTCATCTCCACAGACATCCTCAGCCACATTCAAGGCATATGCTATTAAATCAGCATAACCAAACCTTGCTGGACGTCTTATATCTCTTCTTTCTCGATCCCTTGACAGTACATAATCATCAAGATTGTTTTCATTATGTTTTACCTCAATTTTTTGTTCATTTGGTTAATCTTGGTTTGTCTGTTCAAATTCCAATGATGATTCAGTAGGCTCCACCTTAGGATGAATGTCATTCTTATTATTCCTTTGCAATGCAGTGAGCTCATTAGAGCTGGAATGGTCTTTATGATATCATTTTCATTGAATGTGATGTCCCTACTTATCACATATTTTCTCGAAACTCTATCTCGAAGCCAAATTCTATAACCTTTTACCCCATCAGGGTAACTTAAGAAAATTACCTTTTTTGCCATTGGTTTTAACTTTCCTTCATTCACATGTATATATGCAGTCGAGAATTTTGAGGTGTTAATAGGTTGCTTGTCTTCCAGACCAGACTTCCGTAGGTGTTTTAAGATCTAAGGCAGTAGAGGAATACCTATTGATTAGATAGGTTGTAGTATTAACAGCTTCTCCACAGAAACTCATTGGCAACTTGGCACTAGAAAGCATGCATCTCACTCTCTCCAATAGAGTCCTATTCATGTGCTTGGCCAATCCATTCTGTTGGGGAGTATGCCCCACTGTAAGTTGTCTAGCAATTCCATGCTTCTTACATAATTCGGTGAATTCCTTTTCCACAAACTCTAATCCATTATTGGTCCTCAATCTTTTAATCATTTTCCCTGTCTGATTTTCCACCAATGTTTTCCATTCAATGAACTTCTGTCTTGCCTCATTTTTATGCTTAGTGTAGAGCCATACTTTCCTTGAGAAGTCATCAATAAACGTGATGAAGTCCTGGCATCCACATGTGTAAGTGTTTTGGATGGCCCCCAAACATCAAAAGTATGTAATATAAAGTAGCAACAGAGCTTGATCTTCAACATCGATCTTGATATCGATATTTTCC from the Primulina tabacum isolate GXHZ01 chromosome 8, ASM2559414v2, whole genome shotgun sequence genome contains:
- the LOC142554341 gene encoding secreted RxLR effector protein 161-like; its protein translation is MGSLMYAMVCTRPDLDHASSIVSRFMSKPGKMHWETVKWVMRYLKGSVNQFLVYGEGQTTTGNELMGYVDADYAGDLDKRRSFSGYTFILYGNLSILLSLKLQRYG